A DNA window from Aureibaculum sp. 2308TA14-22 contains the following coding sequences:
- a CDS encoding GyrI-like domain-containing protein, which produces MQQSKIINIEDRKLVGLSIQTCLAENKTRELWQTFRPLVKEVSNTVNTDFYSLQVYDNDFGIKPFTPQTEFEKWAAVEVSNFDNIPKNLKSFILAGGDYAVFIHKGTPQQFHKTASYIYGEWLPKSNYQLDNRPHFEIIPENNKLDDPSAEEEVWIPIKLK; this is translated from the coding sequence ATGCAACAATCAAAAATTATAAACATAGAAGACAGAAAACTTGTTGGTTTATCTATACAAACTTGTTTAGCTGAAAACAAAACCCGTGAGTTGTGGCAAACGTTTAGACCTTTAGTAAAAGAAGTATCAAACACGGTAAATACAGATTTTTACTCCTTACAAGTTTATGATAATGATTTTGGTATAAAACCATTTACACCTCAAACCGAATTTGAAAAATGGGCGGCGGTTGAAGTTTCAAATTTTGATAATATTCCCAAAAATTTAAAATCATTTATACTTGCCGGTGGAGATTATGCTGTTTTTATTCATAAAGGCACACCTCAACAGTTTCACAAAACAGCTTCGTATATATACGGAGAATGGTTGCCAAAATCCAACTATCAATTAGATAACCGACCACATTTTGAAATTATACCAGAAAATAATAAACTTGATGATCCAAGTGCAGAAGAAGAAGTTTGGATACCCATAAAATTAAAATAA